The Halomonas sp. THAF5a genome segment CGGCAGATAGCGGCTTGACCAGCGTTCACCTGCTGCTCCCTTGTCTATCAACATCTCAATTTTCTCCTTCGAGAAGCCGACCCTCGCCAGAATCGCTCGAGTGTGAGTGCCGGGCTTGGGCGCGGGAGCGGGCAAGGTGATCTTGGCACGCTCTGGGCGCACTGCATTCGGGGCAACCAGGTCGACCCATCGGCCCATCGGGTGTTGATCGTGTCGAATGGCTCGATATGTTGCCTGGGTAAGGTCGATACTATCGACGCTTTCGTGCTGGAGACTGGCTTCCCGGTTGATGGCCAGCGAGCTTAGTGGCACAACAGCTGTCGGTCCTTCGTTCAATTGCCCCGACCAGTGGGCGATGGTCTTACCGGCAAGCCGTTCGGCCAACGCAGTAGCTAGCTCCTCGTCGGGTAGCGTGGACAAGTCGGCCAGTTCCGGTGAACGCGCCAATGCGGCACCGCGTTCGAGCGGTGCTGCCAAGAACATCCAGCCATCAGACGCGCGATAGCAATGGTAGTAGGGCCCCCAGCCGCGAACGTCGCGACCTGAAGGCTCATTGAATGGGAGGCGCCCCTCGTAGTCGTACATGAACTGAGCCTGAATCATGGCGCCGCAAGCGGCCAGCGCTGATCTTGCCACGCCCCCCTTGCCGGTCACTCTCTTGCGTTCCAGCGCGGCGCCTAGAGCAACGCATGCCGTAAACCCGGTGAGCGCGTCGATGGTACCGAAATGGGCGTGTTCCTCGGGAGTGTCCGGCCCCCCTCCGAAACGAACCATGACACCCGTCGAGGCCTGTGCCAGATCATCGTAGCCGAGGTGATCGGATTTAGGCCCTTTTTGGGGGCCGCCCCAGGCATCGAGCTGAACCAGGATGGCTTCCGGATTCAAGGTTTCCAGTCTACCTCGCGAGAGTCCGAGCTTGTCGCGTTGCTGATCGGTACCGTTCATGGTCACTACGTCGGCGTCGGCGATCAGCCGTTCGAGTACTTCACGGCCCTCGGGAGTTCCCAGATCCAAGAGGGCGCTCTCCTTGCCACGGTGGGCCTGGAGGCCGAAGACGACGGCGTTCCAAGGGTCAACGGAAGGGCTGACCGGCTGAATGGATGTCACGTCCGCGCCAAAGCGCGCCAGTGTCGCACCGATGGTAGGTCCGGCAATGACGTTGCTCAGGTCGAGCACCTTGAGCCCGTCGAGCCAGCCGCCACTGCCCGTGGGGGCGGATGTCGCCCGCACCGGCTCAGCCAAGAGTTGCTCCAGGTCTGGACGTAGCTCATCGATCGTCGGGCCGGGCGGGGTGTTCAACACACCGGCGTCATCCTCGAGCCAGGCCAGCTTGCCCATCTGCCGCATCTCGCCGTGGCGCGGGTCGTTGACGGTCTGAACCAGCTCCGAGGCCAGGGCGTGCGGGTCCGATAACCATTCCTGGCTGCTGCGTTGCGCGGTGGCAGGTGCCTTGGCGTCACCAAATAGGGTTTCCCATTCCCATGAAGGCCGTGTCAGGAAGGCCTCCTGCATTGCTTGAGTGACACGTGCGCGATCTCTATCTCCCACGGGATAATTGCGCAGCGCCCACTCATCAGGCCAGTCCGCCTCATCCTGCCAGGCATCAAAATCCGGCAAGGTGTCAGCCAGTTCGTCGAGCCCCAGTACATGCAGGACTCGGCGCGGATGCGTGACGATGGAGCAGGCAACGACATAGAACCCGCGCCCATCCGCACACCGGTAGGTGCGATAGAAAGGGTCGAGGAACGTGTCGAGCTCCTCATAGCTCAGGTTCAGTGGCAAGCCAGCAGCCCGGCGACGATTCAACTCCGTCTCCCTAGGGCATTGGTAACGTGTTGGATAGTCCTCGATTTGCTCGCTGTTATAGGCCAGCCCCTCGAACAGCGCCGATGCCAAGGGCACCTCGATGTGTTCTCCTCCGTTGCGGTCCCTTGCTCCCAGTGCAAATAGGACGGATAGGGCACCGAAGGCGGCGCCATACGCTGACGCGAGGCCCAGGGGGGTGAACGACGGATTGATACCCATGAGCTGACGGTTCAGTCCCATGTCGGTGAACTGTCCGGTGCGCGCCGCAATGACGGCTTCCCAAGCGGCAACGCGTGCCAGCTCGGTATCGGTCGACGCGAAGCCGGGCAACGACAGCGAGATCAGGCTTGGATTGACGGCTCTCAAGGCCTCTGGACCAAGGCCAAGGCGATCCATGACGCCGGGGCGGAAGTTCTCGATCACGACGTCCGAGCGGGCGGCCAGATCGAGAGCGGTTTGCTTACCGGCATCGGTCTTGAGGTCCAGTACCAGAGAACGCTTGCCCCGCGACAGCATGTCGAAGGCGGGGTCTCGCCACCGGGGGCCGTCCGGCGGGTCGATACGGATGACCTCTGCCCCCAGGTCGGCCAGCATCATGCCAACCAGCGGTCCTGCCAGATAATGGCCGAAGTCGAGTACGCGTAGGTGCTCAAGGGGTCGGGCTGTCATCGTGATTCGCTCCTGTTGAAATGCGTTCGACGGAGCTTACCGTCCTCATTGGCCGGCTATATGACATATAATGACAAATATGAAACCTATTCTGCCGTCACCTCCACCTCCCTTGCGCCTCAATATCCTGCTGTTCGACTCCTTTTCGAACATGCTGCTGGCATGTCTTCTTGAGCCGTTACGTGTGGTTCGCGACGATAACAATGTCGATATCGAATGGACGATCCTGACGCATGGTGATGAGCCACTGAAGTCATCCAGCGGCCTATCCATCGCACCAGATATGCCCTTGTCGCAGTCGCTGCCTTGCCATCTGCTCCTGATGATCGGCGGGGATCGCTTCCGTATTGACGCTGTGGATCCGTCGTTACGCCAGAGTCTGAGGCTGGCCCACCGTGCCGAAACGGTGATTGCGGCTGACACCGCGCCTTGGTTGCTGGCAACGTTGGGGTATTTGAGCGGTCGCGAGGCAACGCTCCATTGGCAGCTGCTGGCTGATTTCTCCGACACCTTTCCTGACGTGGCGGCAAGAGAAGAGCGTTACGTGCGTGACGGTCGCTGGGTGACCTGTGGAAGTGCTGCGAGTGCGCTCGATCTTATCCTGGAGGAGATCGATACACGGTTCGGTGCTTCTGCACGGTTCGATGCCGCAGGCATGTTTCTCAATGACTCGTCGCGGAGTCGGATGACCGAGTCTCTGGGCGACGGCATATTGCATTCACATCCCGGTATTCGGCGGGTTGTGAACCTTATGACTGCCCATATCGAGACACCGTTGACGCTGGCACAGTTGTCCGAGTCATGCCAGATGACACCCCGCACCTTGGCGCGTTTGTTCGAGACGGAGATGGGCATGCCACCCGGCCGCTACTATCAATACCTGCGGCTCGCGAAAGCTCGCGATCTGGCCACTCAGACTCGTCTCACACTGGATCAGATTGCATTGCGCTGCGGTTTCTCGTGCGGATCGGCGTTGTCTCGGGCCTTCACCCGAGCACATGGCTTTGGCCTGCGTGAACGCCGTCGACAGGTGCACCAGAGTGAGTAAAGTCTTGACGGACCTTTCCGCCGGCTTCGGTCCAGCCACAATGCTCAGCACGCGAGAACAGCGGCCTGAGGCGAGCTGGTTCGAGAAATGACAGGCACGTCGCTGGCCGAGCCATTTGCCTGGCACCAGATGCGTCATCGTCCGTTGCTGCGCTTCGGGCGTCACCACTTCCCCGAGGCGATCTCCTCGACGGCGGTATGTCGCGGGCCCTTACGGCCAGCCGTTGCGTCAGGCGGGCGTTTGCGGCTTCCAGGTCAAGGTGAGGCTCGCTTTGGAACACCTCCATACCGCCGTATTTGGCCGTCCAGCGATAGACGGGTTGCTCGGCCACGCCATGTAGCCGGGCCAGCTCGGCCGCCTACACCACGCGCTCGTGGGCGTTGAGGATGGTGATGGCCTGCACTCCGGTGTGTCGATTTCGCTTCATCGCGCGACTTCCTGCTATGCGGGTGAACGTAGCGGAAATCTCACGTTGCCGATGTACCGGTTTCTGGGGGAAAGGTCGCCAGTCGATGCGCTCTCGTGTCGGGCCACAGACCGGGCAGCGCAGGCGTCGTACCGAGACATCGAGCTCCATCCCGAAGATCATCAATGGTGCTTCACGGACGCGGCGGCGATGCATGTCTTGCACCAGGAAACAGGTGTGGTCGCAGCCACTGCAGACCGGAGGGACCCAGTCATCCGACTCCAGTCTGAGAATCCGGAAACTCGTGGCGGCTGACGGTGACGCCTTCCCAGAAGAGGCAGAGCGGGGTAGCATCCATGGTAACGGCGGTGTCCGTAAGCTGATATTCGCCAAAACGTCAGCCTACGGACACCGCCGTTTCTCTATCCTGCCCGCGTCGCAAGCCCTGCCTGGTTCACGCTGATCTGCGAAGAACCTTTTTTATTCACTCCCAGCTCAGCGCGTTGCCTCCTGATATTCAGTGACGCTCGCATCGATGTGGGGTGAGGATCAGTCCCAGCTCAGCGCGCAGTCGAGTCAGCCCAGAGGTTCACGCCGCCGTCCACCGCATAGCGGTTGATCTCGGCGAGTTCCTCGTCGGTGAAGTCAGGCCGGTCCAGGGCCCCCACGCAGTCGATGACCTGCTGCGGCCGGCTGGCGCCGATCAGCGCCGAGGTCACCCGGCCGCGGCGCAGCACCCAGGCGATGGCCATTTGGGCCAGCGTCTGGCCGCGACGCTCGGCGATGGCATTCAGCGCCCGCACGCGCTCGAGGTTCTCCGCCGATAGGTGGGCGTCCTGGAGGGTGTCGCCCCGGGCGGCGCGGCTATCCTCGGGGATCCCCTTCAGGTACTTGTCGGTCAGCAGCCCCTGGGCCAGCGGCGAGAAGACGATCGAGCCGGTGCCCAGCTCGTCGAGGGTGTCGAGCAGACCGTCGTCCTCGATCCAGCGGTTGACCATCGAGTAGCTCGGCTGGTGGATCAGGCAGGGCGTGCCCAGCGAGCGCAGGATCTCCACCGCCTCCTGGGTGCGCTGGGCATTATAGGAGGAGATGCCGGCGTACAGGGCCTTGCCCTGGCGCACCGCTTGGTCGAGCGCGCCCATGGTTTCCTCGAGGGGCGTCTCCGGGTCGAAGCGATGGGAGTAGAAGATGTCGACGTAGTCGACGCCCAGCCGCCTCAGGCTCTGGTCCAGGCTCGACAGCAGGTACTTGCGGCTGCCCCATTCCCCGTAGGGCCCGGGCCACATCTCGTAACCCGCCTTGGTAGAGATCACCAGCTCGTCGCGGTGGCCAGCGAAGTCGCTCTTCAGGAGGCGGCCGAACCGCTCCTCGGCGCTGCCCGGGGGCGGCCCGTAGTTGTTGGCAAGGTCGAAGTGGGTGATGCCGTGATCGAAGGCGGTGCGGCAGATCGCTCGGGCATTATCGGCGTCGGCGCTCTCGCCGAAGTTGTGCCAGAGCCCCATAGACAGGGCCGGCAGTTTCAGGCCGCTGCGCCCGCAGCGGTGGTAGCGCATGCGCTCGTAGCGGTGTTCCGAGGGCGTATAGCTCATGTGGTCCGTCCTTTGTCGGTGGCGGTTCTAGGGGGGGGCATCGCCGGATGACCGTCAGTGCCGCCATTATGCCCACCGGCCGGAACGTGGAAAATCGCTGGCGGCGAAATCATTGTTTTCCCTAGCGAACAGTGCCAGCATGGTCGGAAGTTGCAGAGATTATACTGGCGAACAATCGATGAGGCAGGACCACAAGCGGCTTGAAGGCCTGATGCTGTTCAGCGAGGTGGCGACGCACCTCAGCTTTACCCTGGCCGCGGAGCGCCTGGGCATCTCCCGTGGCTACCTGTCGGAGCGCGTCAAGCGGCTCGAGCGCGAGCTCGGGGTGCCGCTGCTGGTGCGCACCACCCGCAACGTGCGGCTCACCGAGGAGGGCGAGCGCACCCGTCGGCGCATGGACGACATCCGTCGCACCCTGCTCGACTTGGAGCGCCACCTCGACCCCGAGCCGGAACGCCTCGCCGGGCCGATCCGCCTCACCGCCCCCAAGCTCTTCACCGAGCGCTACCTGCTGGATATCTGTCACGCCTTCGAGAGCCGCCATCCGGCGGTGCGCTTCGTCATCGACTGCAGCTACACCAGCCACGACCTGACGCTGGCCAACTTCGACCTGGCCTTCCGCGCCACCCGCACCCCGCCCGAGAACATGGTGGCCCGGCCCCTGCTGCACTATCGCCACTGCTACTGCGCCTCGCCCGATTACCTCGAGGCCCACGGCCGCCCCGAAACTCCGGCGGACTTGGCCCGGCACCGCTGCCTGCCCTGGCTCGGCCTAGACCGCTGGGACTTTGCCTCCGGCGACATCGAGGTCCAGGGGCCCCTGACCCTCAACGACCACGAGCTGCTCAAGCGCGAATGCCTCAAGGGGCGCGGCATCGTCTGCGTCGCCGAGTACCTGGTCGACCGGGAGCTGCGGGACGGCCTACTGGAGCGGGTGCTGGTGGAGGAGACTGTTGGCGAGCAGACGATCCACGTGATTCATCCGCCGGCGGTGCAGCAGTCCGAGCGGTTGAGGGCCTTCCTACAGTTTGCGTGGAGCAGTTTTATCTGAATGCTGAGTCGGCCGCCGGTAGCTGTCGGGTCCTGGGTGATGGCTTGTCACCCGTCGAGTACGAACGGCGTTATACCCAGAGCCTGATGGGTGCCTAGAAGACCCGGGGCGATTCAGGTCTTCATGGTTAGGTGCCCACTTAGGAATAGATGGGCACCTAACGTCACAGAGCCCGAGCCTTGATGGTAGATGGGTTCTCCGGCCCGTTACGTTCTTCGGAGGCGATCAGCGTCATGCCTTGCGTCACCTATGGCCTTGCGGCATGGGCAATACTAGAAACGCCGACGTGTCGGACAGAACCTGGGGAAGTGCGGGGGGCTGTCCATATCGAGAGCAAGGACTATCAGCACCAGTTTGGTGCGTCAGGCCTGGATGCGGGGGCTATTTGGTGCGCTTTCAAGCGGGTGAGCAAGGAGGAGAAGCAACAAGGCCCGCGATTGTTCTTGGTTAAGGCCTTGATAATAGTGTTTTTTCTTTTTTTTGGTTCGACTTTCGCATAAGGCAAGATGAATGGCCGCATGGCTGCGGCCTTCAAACGTGAGCTGGCGTGCTCCAACTGGTCCCCTTCGGGGGACCTTTTTTATGTCTGTGTTGTGAGGGTCATGGTGATCGTTCAGAACGCTGCCGGCAACGAGACGTTAGTGGTAGACACACCTCGTCGCCGATCTCCGCCTCCTGATGGGGAAGCACTCGCCCGAGACTTTTCGCCATGAGCCGGGTGGTATCCTGGCCGATGCTGAAGGACGAGCAGAGATTCAGCCCTGAGGATCAGGCGGGGAGAATATAGGCGCCCTGGGCGATCGCGCAGGGCGCGCTTTCATTGTCATCCATCCAGATCGACACGCTGCCGATCAGTGTCCTGCCGCCGCCCTTGTTGAGATCGGCCCGGGCCCGAATCCGTTGCCCAACCGCCGGCGTCAGGTAGCGAATCGCCAGGTCCGAGGTCAACGCCATGGGCTGCGGTGTGTCGCGCCCCGCAGAGGCCAGGAACCAGAGGGCGGCGTCCGCGGCGGCGAACAGGGCAGGACCGCACACATAGCCACCGGGACGCACATCGTCATGGCGGACCTCGACGGTGGCGATGGCGTGGCTCTCGTCGAGTCGCTCACAGGTGACCTTACAGCTTGGCCAGTGCTCGGCCAGCATGGCGTTGATATCGTTGGCGCTGATCATGGGAAATGTCCTTATTCGATGGGGGAGGCCCGAGTCTGATCGAGTGGCTCACTCGGTGCGAGCGCGCTATCACCCAGCAAGCCTGGCTGTGCCTGGGGGCTTTTCGCGTGTCGGGGATTGAGGAGCTCCCTGCTCGAGGAGCCACTCTCGGCAGCATGCCTCTCTGCTCAATGAGCTTGATCGGTCTGCTCGGCGGCCACCTGCTTCAGCACTTCCTGGTAATTGTCCACGCCCTGGGCGCCAGTGACCAGATAGCGATGGTTGAACACCATGGCCGGCACGCCGCTGATGCCCTGGCGGCGCCAGTAGGCCTGACGCTCTCGCACGCTGTCCGCCCTGTCCCCGGCTTCCAGCATGGCCGTGACCGTCGCTTTGTCGTGACCGAGGCCAGTGGCAATGTCCGCCAGGACCTCAATGCGATGCAGGTCCCTGCGCTCGGTGAAGAAGGCGCTGAAGAGGGCCAGCTTCATGCGATGCCCCGCATCGTGGCCTTGCTGTTCGGCCCAGTCGATCAGCTGGTGGGCGCGAAAGGTGTTCACCATGCGCATATCGTCGGTGTAGTGGAAGGTGAAGCCCAGCTCGGCCCCCATGGCGGTGAGCTTTTCCCGGGCCTGGCGCCGATGATGACCCGATCCGAGCTTAGATAGCCTGTCAGGTGGTCCAAGGAATGGGGTCCACTTCACAGAACGGACCTGGAAATGAGTCACTCTCGTCAGTCCTCATGACGACATCAGTTGGGCACGAAACACTGCGATATTGGTCACCAGACCAGGTAGCAGGTATTGGAACAGCCGAGTGACCTCGAGCACTTCCTCATGGCTGGCATCCTGGACTGCCGCTGCCGTGAGCTGCTGGGGTAGCAGCTGATTGGGGTTGGGAAGCTCGGCGACCAAGTCGAGGGCGGTCACGTGAATGTCCTGGGTGATCGCCCGATACGACTCGCTATCGATACGAGGGGCGAGGTCGTGCCAGGCGCGAGTGAAGTAGCCGGGCCATCGCGCCAGGGCGCGATAGTCCGTGTTGACGAAGGGCAGTCCGAGCGTCGTCCGGATCTGCCGGTACAACGCCTTATGCTCACTGTTGCCGTGATGGGGTTCCATCAGGATGAGGCTTCCCGCCTTCGCCGGGGGCGCTGTCGAGGCGGGCGTCACCTCGGTCGCCGTGGAGAGTGGCAGGCCTTCCATCAAGGTTCGCGCTTGGCTGGCGATCAGCAGGTAGGGCATGTTGCCGTGGGAGAACACCTCGATGAGCCGGCGAATCTCCTCAAGCTCTCGATGCGAGTATCCTTCCTCGAGGAGGTCGGCGACGAGGGACCCGGGGGCCAGGTGGCTGGCATGGTGCTCTACCCGGGCGCGGAGTCGCTGACAGGCCTCGATGAATTGCCGCGACTCATAGAGAGGGCGCAGGCCCTGCCAGAGCGCGGCATAGAAGCGTGGATAGTGAGCCAACGCCATGGTGACGACGCCCATCCAGGGCACCTGGAGTATGCGCTTGGTGTCTTCATAGGTGGCCCGCAATGGCCCATCCGCCTCTCTCTCTGCCACAGGGTGGATGGTGGGAAGCGGGTCGGGAAGTCGTCGCGGCAGCATCGCGGCCGCGCGGGTGGATCCCCTGGTCGTCATGTCGTTGGATGGCGTCTTCATGCGGCACCTCGGTGACCAATCGTTAGCGCGTCGAGTAACTGCGCGTGGCTTTCTGCCACGATATCGGGCGCGGTGGGCAGTGGCGGGGGCGTGTCCGGGCCCCACTCCTCTGGGCGATGAAGATACGCCGTCTTGAAGCCGACGGCCCGTGCCGCGTCCAGATCGTATTCGTGGCAGGCCACCATGCAGCACTGCTCGGGTTGCAGCTGCAGGTACTCGGCGACCGTCAGATAGGCCTGGGGCAGGAGCTTGTACTTGCCGAGGCCCTCACAGGAGAACACCGCATCCCAATTGAGGCGATTGTGCTTCGCCGTATCCAGGATCATGCGATAGCTGAGGATGGAAAACGAGGCGACCATGAAGTTGCCACGCAGTGCCTCCAGCATCTCGTCGAAGCCCGTCCAGCATTCGAACGCATGCGGGGCATCGTAGGCGATGTGGTGTCGATCCGCGTCGCTGAAGCACCCAAGACCGGCCTCGTCGAGCAAGGCATCCAGCACCTCGCGGTGCACCCCATCCATGTTCTGGCTCGGCGGATGCTGCTCTCCGGCATTCAGCATCCTCTGCATGGAGCGGCGGCGTAGCTCGTTGGTCAGGGACGACCAGTCGCGCTCGACGCCGTGGCGCATCCCCACTCGATGAAACGCCCCTTTGAAGCCTCGGTGCCAATCGAGGACCGTGCCTCCCGTATCGAAGGTAAGGGCTTGGACGTCCGCTAGGCTCATGACGTCTCCTTGCGTGTCGTGGTGGAAGGGAGATCTTCAAGATCTGGCTGAAGGGCCTGAGCGCTGTCAGGCCCTGGACGGCTCAGGCTTGGCTGGCCTCCCTCTCGTGGACGGAGCCTGCCGGCGAGTCGCTGTACTGGCTGAGAATGACGTCGTCCAACACCAGCCCGTCGTCCCGGGACAGCCTGACCAGCTGCTTCTTCAGCCAGCCGCGGCTCGCCTCTGGGTAGTCGGAGCGGGTATGAGTGCCGCGGGTCTCCGTGCGCCTCAGCATACTTTGCCGCATGGCCTCGGACAGCATGAGCACCCGCTTCACGCGCAGGATGGCCGCGTATTCATCGAGGCTCTGCCAGCCAAAGCCATCGACCTCGCGCTGCAGCGCCGCGATGTCGTCGCGCGCTGCCTGCAGCAGCGCTGCCGACCGGAAGGGTCCCAGGGCGTGCTGGTTGATGCGGCGAATGCGATCAAGCGCCTCGTCCACCCTCGCCGGCGTACCGGCGCTTGTCGTGACCGGTTCATCCTCCCGCGCGAGGCTGGCGAGCGTTCTGGGACGAAGGTGGTGAGCGGCGTGGCGTCCGCTGATGCGTCCGTAGGTGATGGCCTCCACCAGGGCGGTGCCGCCATGGCGGTTGGCACCGTGGATCCCGCCGGCCACCTCGCCGCAGGCGTAGATACCGGGCAGTCGCGTCTGGCCGTTGATATCCACCTGAATGCCGCCGATGGTGTAGTGCGAGGAGGGCGCGACCCCGATGGCACGCTGACGGAAGTCGGGGATGTATTTCGAGAGGAAGGTGGCGGTGAGCGAGTCGGGGGCCCATTCCTCTTCGCGAGTGTGGCGAAAGTCGACGTAGACCTTCTGCCCTCTGACGATTTCGGACTGCATGATGAAGCTCAACTGGTCCCAGTTGTGCAGGGCGCCGAGGGTGGTGGAACCGCCGATGTGCTTCTCGATCAGGTCTTCGCCATCCGAGTTGATAAGCACCGCGGTTTCCGGGTAGTCCGGGTACATGAAAATGGCCGGCACCCCCTCCTCGCACACGGCCAGCGGATAGAACTGGATGAACTCCATGTCGACCAGGCTGGCGCCCGCCTCCAGCGCCATGGCCTGGCCGTCACCGAGCAGGTTCCGAGGCGTATCGGTGAAGTCGTAGACCCCCTGCATGCCGCCAGTGGCGATGATGACTGCGCGGGCGGCAATCTTGACCGCCTTGCCATCGATGATGGCCCAGGCGCTGGGGCCTTCTGCCGACAGACTCAGGGCGCTGCCTCGCAAGCGCTGGACATCCGTCTTCCTGATGGCCTTGCGGAGCTGCGAGAAGAGCGCGGTGCCGTGGGTGGAGGAAAATTCCATCATCAGCCCGGTCATATCGTTGGCACCGTCCGCGCCGTAATCCTCATTCAGCATGTCCTTGCCACGGCGCCCGGTGGACCGTTTCACGCGATAGCCCCGCGGGGCCTTGTCTACGGGGATCTCGTAGCTCTCGATGGTCTCGGCCATTTCCAGCGGCCCTTCACGCACGAGTCGCTCCAGCAGGGGCATGTCACACAGGCCCTTGCCGGTGGTATGGGCCATGGCCTCGAGGATGTCATCCTGAGAAATGTCCTCATGGGCCGCGTAGGTCACGAATCCGGTCGAGATCGCCGTCGAGGAGGCCTGGCCGCTGTACAGCAGGGTGACCTGCGCACCCTGTTCATGGGCGGCGAGAGCGGCGGTAAGGCCTGCCGCGCCTTCTCCGATGACCAGCACGTCGGTTTCGATAACGTCTTGCATGGCGTAGTCCTCGCTGAGGGGGTTGTCGATGTTGTTGCCTCGATTAGACATAGCAAGTGGCATGCCAATACTGATATTCGATTAAAAACAATAAGTTGATGGTGAGAGTGGCGGTGCTCCACACCCTGCCGGGTAGGAAATGACCTCGCGATGGGGTCATTTATGGACCGGTAAGCCGTGGCCAGGGTGATCAACAAAAAACCGCATGGCCAGGCCATGCGGTTCGAAGGACTTGCGCCGATCAGGCGTCATGTATTGTCGAGGGAGGACTCCTTCAGCGGCATCGCCATATCGCCGCATTTCTCTGCACTCGGTTTGCGACGGCGTTCCAGCAGCAGGTAGAGCACCACTCCGGC includes the following:
- a CDS encoding GlxA family transcriptional regulator; its protein translation is MKPILPSPPPPLRLNILLFDSFSNMLLACLLEPLRVVRDDNNVDIEWTILTHGDEPLKSSSGLSIAPDMPLSQSLPCHLLLMIGGDRFRIDAVDPSLRQSLRLAHRAETVIAADTAPWLLATLGYLSGREATLHWQLLADFSDTFPDVAAREERYVRDGRWVTCGSAASALDLILEEIDTRFGASARFDAAGMFLNDSSRSRMTESLGDGILHSHPGIRRVVNLMTAHIETPLTLAQLSESCQMTPRTLARLFETEMGMPPGRYYQYLRLAKARDLATQTRLTLDQIALRCGFSCGSALSRAFTRAHGFGLRERRRQVHQSE
- the mgrA gene encoding L-glyceraldehyde 3-phosphate reductase, producing the protein MSYTPSEHRYERMRYHRCGRSGLKLPALSMGLWHNFGESADADNARAICRTAFDHGITHFDLANNYGPPPGSAEERFGRLLKSDFAGHRDELVISTKAGYEMWPGPYGEWGSRKYLLSSLDQSLRRLGVDYVDIFYSHRFDPETPLEETMGALDQAVRQGKALYAGISSYNAQRTQEAVEILRSLGTPCLIHQPSYSMVNRWIEDDGLLDTLDELGTGSIVFSPLAQGLLTDKYLKGIPEDSRAARGDTLQDAHLSAENLERVRALNAIAERRGQTLAQMAIAWVLRRGRVTSALIGASRPQQVIDCVGALDRPDFTDEELAEINRYAVDGGVNLWADSTAR
- a CDS encoding DsbA family protein, translated to MTHFQVRSVKWTPFLGPPDRLSKLGSGHHRRQAREKLTAMGAELGFTFHYTDDMRMVNTFRAHQLIDWAEQQGHDAGHRMKLALFSAFFTERRDLHRIEVLADIATGLGHDKATVTAMLEAGDRADSVRERQAYWRRQGISGVPAMVFNHRYLVTGAQGVDNYQEVLKQVAAEQTDQAH
- a CDS encoding CoA transferase yields the protein MTARPLEHLRVLDFGHYLAGPLVGMMLADLGAEVIRIDPPDGPRWRDPAFDMLSRGKRSLVLDLKTDAGKQTALDLAARSDVVIENFRPGVMDRLGLGPEALRAVNPSLISLSLPGFASTDTELARVAAWEAVIAARTGQFTDMGLNRQLMGINPSFTPLGLASAYGAAFGALSVLFALGARDRNGGEHIEVPLASALFEGLAYNSEQIEDYPTRYQCPRETELNRRRAAGLPLNLSYEELDTFLDPFYRTYRCADGRGFYVVACSIVTHPRRVLHVLGLDELADTLPDFDAWQDEADWPDEWALRNYPVGDRDRARVTQAMQEAFLTRPSWEWETLFGDAKAPATAQRSSQEWLSDPHALASELVQTVNDPRHGEMRQMGKLAWLEDDAGVLNTPPGPTIDELRPDLEQLLAEPVRATSAPTGSGGWLDGLKVLDLSNVIAGPTIGATLARFGADVTSIQPVSPSVDPWNAVVFGLQAHRGKESALLDLGTPEGREVLERLIADADVVTMNGTDQQRDKLGLSRGRLETLNPEAILVQLDAWGGPQKGPKSDHLGYDDLAQASTGVMVRFGGGPDTPEEHAHFGTIDALTGFTACVALGAALERKRVTGKGGVARSALAACGAMIQAQFMYDYEGRLPFNEPSGRDVRGWGPYYHCYRASDGWMFLAAPLERGAALARSPELADLSTLPDEELATALAERLAGKTIAHWSGQLNEGPTAVVPLSSLAINREASLQHESVDSIDLTQATYRAIRHDQHPMGRWVDLVAPNAVRPERAKITLPAPAPKPGTHTRAILARVGFSKEKIEMLIDKGAAGERWSSRYLPE
- a CDS encoding PaaI family thioesterase, whose product is MISANDINAMLAEHWPSCKVTCERLDESHAIATVEVRHDDVRPGGYVCGPALFAAADAALWFLASAGRDTPQPMALTSDLAIRYLTPAVGQRIRARADLNKGGGRTLIGSVSIWMDDNESAPCAIAQGAYILPA
- a CDS encoding LysR family transcriptional regulator, translating into MRQDHKRLEGLMLFSEVATHLSFTLAAERLGISRGYLSERVKRLERELGVPLLVRTTRNVRLTEEGERTRRRMDDIRRTLLDLERHLDPEPERLAGPIRLTAPKLFTERYLLDICHAFESRHPAVRFVIDCSYTSHDLTLANFDLAFRATRTPPENMVARPLLHYRHCYCASPDYLEAHGRPETPADLARHRCLPWLGLDRWDFASGDIEVQGPLTLNDHELLKRECLKGRGIVCVAEYLVDRELRDGLLERVLVEETVGEQTIHVIHPPAVQQSERLRAFLQFAWSSFI
- a CDS encoding halocarboxylic acid dehydrogenase DehI family protein, coding for MKTPSNDMTTRGSTRAAAMLPRRLPDPLPTIHPVAEREADGPLRATYEDTKRILQVPWMGVVTMALAHYPRFYAALWQGLRPLYESRQFIEACQRLRARVEHHASHLAPGSLVADLLEEGYSHRELEEIRRLIEVFSHGNMPYLLIASQARTLMEGLPLSTATEVTPASTAPPAKAGSLILMEPHHGNSEHKALYRQIRTTLGLPFVNTDYRALARWPGYFTRAWHDLAPRIDSESYRAITQDIHVTALDLVAELPNPNQLLPQQLTAAAVQDASHEEVLEVTRLFQYLLPGLVTNIAVFRAQLMSS
- a CDS encoding transposase, with the protein product MARLHGVAEQPVYRWTAKYGGMEVFQSEPHLDLEAANARLTQRLAVRARDIPPSRRSPRGSGDARSAATDDDASGARQMARPATCLSFLEPARLRPLFSRAEHCGWTEAGGKVRQDFTHSGAPVDGVHAGQSHVLG
- a CDS encoding HAD family hydrolase, producing the protein MSLADVQALTFDTGGTVLDWHRGFKGAFHRVGMRHGVERDWSSLTNELRRRSMQRMLNAGEQHPPSQNMDGVHREVLDALLDEAGLGCFSDADRHHIAYDAPHAFECWTGFDEMLEALRGNFMVASFSILSYRMILDTAKHNRLNWDAVFSCEGLGKYKLLPQAYLTVAEYLQLQPEQCCMVACHEYDLDAARAVGFKTAYLHRPEEWGPDTPPPLPTAPDIVAESHAQLLDALTIGHRGAA